From Gemmatimonadales bacterium, a single genomic window includes:
- a CDS encoding carboxyl transferase domain-containing protein, producing the protein MSEKKSRLKTLTDEYRALADRLRQGGGPDKIKKQHDAGKLTARERIALLCDKDAPWLEVGLLVAYDQYDGQAPGAGVVTGLCVAAGREIVVVANDATVKAGSWWPETIRKILRAQEIAMRQRIPIVYLVDSAGVNLPYQGGVFPGQYGAGRIFYYNSLMRRYLKVPQLAAVMGPCIAGGAYLPALSDVIVMVDGTSFMGLGGPNLVKGATGQVVDSESLGGARMHTSASAVAHYLAADDQACLELLREQIARLPKPAVSRQPSKRKTRAPKRPPTDLYAALPSDHRMSYDVHDVLACILDEGKFDEFQPDLAKEMLCGHAAIEGHTVALIANRRGLVKTPGGGPARFGGIIYTESAEKVAYFIENANREGIPILFVQDVSGFMVGPEAETSGIIRAGAAFVEAMATAAVPKIVLTVNHASGAGYYAMAGQGFDPDFIFSLPTGRMGVMEGESAVGAVYGPELEKAQQAGGPTPKLTEQVEAMRADYEHQLDAKYAGARGYVDAILTPEEARDMLAFTLDVCSNFSGPHLGPYVLPSSIV; encoded by the coding sequence GTGTCCGAAAAGAAAAGCCGGCTCAAGACCCTCACCGACGAATACCGGGCGCTCGCCGATCGGCTGCGCCAGGGCGGCGGCCCCGACAAGATCAAGAAACAGCACGACGCCGGGAAGCTGACCGCGCGGGAACGCATCGCGCTCCTCTGCGACAAGGATGCTCCCTGGCTCGAGGTAGGGCTGCTGGTGGCGTATGACCAGTACGACGGCCAGGCGCCCGGCGCCGGCGTCGTCACCGGACTCTGCGTCGCGGCGGGGCGGGAGATCGTCGTCGTTGCCAACGACGCGACGGTGAAGGCCGGCTCCTGGTGGCCCGAGACGATCAGGAAGATCCTGCGGGCGCAGGAGATCGCGATGCGCCAGCGGATCCCCATCGTCTACTTGGTGGACTCCGCGGGTGTGAACCTCCCCTATCAGGGCGGCGTCTTCCCGGGCCAGTACGGCGCGGGCCGGATCTTCTACTACAACTCGCTCATGCGCCGCTACCTCAAGGTGCCGCAGCTCGCCGCGGTCATGGGACCGTGCATCGCGGGCGGCGCGTACCTGCCCGCGCTGTCCGACGTCATCGTCATGGTGGACGGCACCAGCTTCATGGGCCTCGGGGGCCCGAACCTGGTGAAGGGCGCGACGGGCCAGGTGGTGGACAGCGAGTCGCTGGGCGGCGCCCGCATGCACACCAGCGCGAGCGCGGTCGCGCACTACCTGGCCGCGGACGACCAGGCCTGCCTGGAGTTGCTGCGCGAGCAGATAGCGCGCCTCCCCAAACCGGCCGTGAGCCGCCAGCCGTCCAAGCGAAAGACCCGGGCGCCGAAGCGGCCTCCTACCGACCTGTACGCGGCGCTTCCCTCCGACCATCGCATGTCCTACGACGTGCACGACGTGCTCGCCTGCATCCTCGACGAAGGGAAGTTCGACGAGTTCCAGCCGGACCTCGCGAAGGAGATGCTCTGCGGGCATGCCGCCATCGAGGGTCACACGGTGGCGCTGATCGCCAACCGGCGCGGGCTGGTGAAGACGCCGGGCGGCGGGCCGGCGCGGTTCGGCGGCATCATCTACACGGAGAGCGCGGAGAAGGTCGCCTACTTCATCGAGAACGCGAACCGTGAGGGTATCCCCATCCTCTTCGTGCAAGACGTCTCGGGCTTCATGGTGGGTCCCGAGGCCGAGACATCCGGCATCATCCGGGCCGGCGCTGCGTTCGTCGAGGCGATGGCGACCGCGGCCGTCCCCAAGATCGTGCTCACCGTGAATCACGCCTCCGGCGCGGGTTATTACGCCATGGCGGGCCAGGGCTTCGATCCTGACTTCATCTTTTCGCTGCCGACGGGGAGGATGGGAGTGATGGAAGGCGAGTCGGCGGTCGGGGCGGTGTACGGACCGGAGCTCGAGAAGGCGCAGCAGGCCGGCGGCCCCACACCCAAGCTGACCGAGCAGGTGGAGGCGATGCGCGCCGACTACGAGCACCAGCTCGATGCGAAGTACGCCGGCGCGCGCGGGTACGTGGACGCGATCCTCACTCCCGAGGAAGCGCGCGACATGCTTGCCTTCACCCTCGACGTCTGCTCCAATTTCTCCGGGCCGCACCTCGGCCCCTACGTGCTACCCTCATCGATAGTCTAG